The Montipora capricornis isolate CH-2021 chromosome 3, ASM3666992v2, whole genome shotgun sequence genome window below encodes:
- the LOC138041959 gene encoding cytoplasmic polyadenylation element-binding protein 1-like isoform X2: MSKEPNTAEDKNSILTRINALLDSALDPNSAGRSLFSPQPVSQPSCGSFMGYPGFQPTPPESRSPSPLPMNERLGELFMGNFFTGGAQFGMHTPPDSLPSSPTSPFSPFGAFSLSPLSSIDSESSLSPMTPSFRASLLPRCQARQISMQPTNLPPPEMASVGSLFADTRWTGVNPLFSMWNEPTGFEYMQQQGLTQLLAGADCNKGNMKKWSGQLPRRNYKNPSYSTKVFLGGVPWDITEASLVMSFKPFGSVRVEWPGKADGRHLHHPPKGYVYLIFDSEKSVKALLASCTHDFCNGGDWYFKISSRRMRCKEVQVIPWVLSDTNYVRGPHQRLDTSWTVFVGGLHGMLNAEGLAYIMNELFGGVVYAGIDTDKHRYPIGSGRITFNNQKSFLEAVRSGFIEIETPKFVKKVQVDPYLEDSMCDICRTTSGPFFCREESCFKYYCHSCWLWHHSIEGYRHHRPLTRTSKSNNT, encoded by the exons ATGAGCAAGGAG CCGAACACGGCAGAGGACAAGAATTCAATCTTGACGCGCATCAATGCGTTGTTGGATTCTGCTCTGGATCCCA ACTCGGCTGGTAGAAGTTTGTTTTCCCCACAGCCTGTGTCACAGCCTTCTTGTGGTTCTTTCATGGGCTATCCAGGATTTCAACCAACTCCTCCAGAGTCAAGATCTCCCAGCCCTTTGCCCATGAATGAAAGGCTTGGCGAACTTTTTATG GGTAATTTTTTTACTGGTGGTGCTCAGTTTGGAATGCATACTCCTCCTGACAGTCTTCCATCTTCTCCTACAAGTCCATTTTCTCCATTTGGAGCATTTTCTCTTTCTCCACTTTCTTCGATTGATTCTGAATCAAGCCTAAGTCCTATGACACCTTCATTCCGTGCCTCACTTTTACCCCGCTGTCAAGCAAGACAAATTAGCATGCAGCCAACAAATCTGCCCCCACCTGAAATGGCATCTGTTGGCAGTTTGTTTGCTGATACTCGTTGGACTGGTGTTAATCCATTGTTTAGCATGTGGAATGAGCCAACAGGATTTGAGTACATGCAGCAGCAAGGTCTAACACAACTTTTAGCAG GAGCAGACTGCAACAAAGGAAATATGAAGAAATGGTCTGGACAACTTCCACGCCGTAACTATAAGAACCCAAGCTACTCCACCAAGGTGTTTCTTGGAGGTGTTCCTTGGGATATTACAGAGG CCTCACTGGTAATGTCATTTAAGCCATTTGGTTCGGTCAGAGTTGAGTGGCCTGGAAAAGCTGATGGGCGACATTTGCATCATCCCCCCAAAG GTTATGTGTATTTAATCTTTGATTCTGAGAAATCAGTCAAGGCTTTGTTAGCCTCTTGTACTCATGACTTTTGCAATGGTGGAGATTGGTACTTCAAGATTTCCAGCAGACGTATGAGGTGCAAGGAG GTTCAAGTTATTCCTTGGGTGCTGTCTGACACAAACTATGTTCGTGGTCCTCATCAGCGTTTGGACACCAGTTGGACTGTGTTTGTTGGTGGATTACATGGCATGCTGAATGCAG AAGGACTAGCCTATATCATGAATGAGCTCTTTGGTGGAGTTGTGTATGCTGGTATTGATACTGATAAACATCGCTATCCTATTG GTTCAGGTCGCATCACGTTCAATAACCAGAAGAGCTTTCTGGAAGCTGTGCGATCAGGATTCATTGAAATTGAGACTCCGAAATTTGTTAAAAAG GTCCAAGTTGATCCATATTTAGAAGACTCAATGTGTGACATTTGTCGTACTACCTCTGGTCCTTTTTTCTGCCGTGAAGAATCATGTTTTAAGTATTACTGTCACTCTTGTTGGTTATGGCATCACTCCATTGAGGGTTATCGTCACCACAG ACCTTTAACTCGAACAAGCAAGAGCAACAACACATAG
- the LOC138041959 gene encoding cytoplasmic polyadenylation element-binding protein 1-like isoform X1, whose product MYLFIYLFGTHLFNPKIRISLFFRLVNYPHGGCLKYIQFEFRPNTAEDKNSILTRINALLDSALDPNSAGRSLFSPQPVSQPSCGSFMGYPGFQPTPPESRSPSPLPMNERLGELFMGNFFTGGAQFGMHTPPDSLPSSPTSPFSPFGAFSLSPLSSIDSESSLSPMTPSFRASLLPRCQARQISMQPTNLPPPEMASVGSLFADTRWTGVNPLFSMWNEPTGFEYMQQQGLTQLLAGADCNKGNMKKWSGQLPRRNYKNPSYSTKVFLGGVPWDITEASLVMSFKPFGSVRVEWPGKADGRHLHHPPKGYVYLIFDSEKSVKALLASCTHDFCNGGDWYFKISSRRMRCKEVQVIPWVLSDTNYVRGPHQRLDTSWTVFVGGLHGMLNAEGLAYIMNELFGGVVYAGIDTDKHRYPIGSGRITFNNQKSFLEAVRSGFIEIETPKFVKKVQVDPYLEDSMCDICRTTSGPFFCREESCFKYYCHSCWLWHHSIEGYRHHRPLTRTSKSNNT is encoded by the exons atgtatttatttatttatttatttggaacGCATCTTTTTAACCCAAAGATAAGGATATCTTTATTCTTTAGGCTAGTTAATTACCCACACGGCGGATGCCTCAAATACATCCAATTCGAGTTTAGG CCGAACACGGCAGAGGACAAGAATTCAATCTTGACGCGCATCAATGCGTTGTTGGATTCTGCTCTGGATCCCA ACTCGGCTGGTAGAAGTTTGTTTTCCCCACAGCCTGTGTCACAGCCTTCTTGTGGTTCTTTCATGGGCTATCCAGGATTTCAACCAACTCCTCCAGAGTCAAGATCTCCCAGCCCTTTGCCCATGAATGAAAGGCTTGGCGAACTTTTTATG GGTAATTTTTTTACTGGTGGTGCTCAGTTTGGAATGCATACTCCTCCTGACAGTCTTCCATCTTCTCCTACAAGTCCATTTTCTCCATTTGGAGCATTTTCTCTTTCTCCACTTTCTTCGATTGATTCTGAATCAAGCCTAAGTCCTATGACACCTTCATTCCGTGCCTCACTTTTACCCCGCTGTCAAGCAAGACAAATTAGCATGCAGCCAACAAATCTGCCCCCACCTGAAATGGCATCTGTTGGCAGTTTGTTTGCTGATACTCGTTGGACTGGTGTTAATCCATTGTTTAGCATGTGGAATGAGCCAACAGGATTTGAGTACATGCAGCAGCAAGGTCTAACACAACTTTTAGCAG GAGCAGACTGCAACAAAGGAAATATGAAGAAATGGTCTGGACAACTTCCACGCCGTAACTATAAGAACCCAAGCTACTCCACCAAGGTGTTTCTTGGAGGTGTTCCTTGGGATATTACAGAGG CCTCACTGGTAATGTCATTTAAGCCATTTGGTTCGGTCAGAGTTGAGTGGCCTGGAAAAGCTGATGGGCGACATTTGCATCATCCCCCCAAAG GTTATGTGTATTTAATCTTTGATTCTGAGAAATCAGTCAAGGCTTTGTTAGCCTCTTGTACTCATGACTTTTGCAATGGTGGAGATTGGTACTTCAAGATTTCCAGCAGACGTATGAGGTGCAAGGAG GTTCAAGTTATTCCTTGGGTGCTGTCTGACACAAACTATGTTCGTGGTCCTCATCAGCGTTTGGACACCAGTTGGACTGTGTTTGTTGGTGGATTACATGGCATGCTGAATGCAG AAGGACTAGCCTATATCATGAATGAGCTCTTTGGTGGAGTTGTGTATGCTGGTATTGATACTGATAAACATCGCTATCCTATTG GTTCAGGTCGCATCACGTTCAATAACCAGAAGAGCTTTCTGGAAGCTGTGCGATCAGGATTCATTGAAATTGAGACTCCGAAATTTGTTAAAAAG GTCCAAGTTGATCCATATTTAGAAGACTCAATGTGTGACATTTGTCGTACTACCTCTGGTCCTTTTTTCTGCCGTGAAGAATCATGTTTTAAGTATTACTGTCACTCTTGTTGGTTATGGCATCACTCCATTGAGGGTTATCGTCACCACAG ACCTTTAACTCGAACAAGCAAGAGCAACAACACATAG
- the LOC138041959 gene encoding cytoplasmic polyadenylation element-binding protein 1-like isoform X3 has product MGYPGFQPTPPESRSPSPLPMNERLGELFMGNFFTGGAQFGMHTPPDSLPSSPTSPFSPFGAFSLSPLSSIDSESSLSPMTPSFRASLLPRCQARQISMQPTNLPPPEMASVGSLFADTRWTGVNPLFSMWNEPTGFEYMQQQGLTQLLAGADCNKGNMKKWSGQLPRRNYKNPSYSTKVFLGGVPWDITEASLVMSFKPFGSVRVEWPGKADGRHLHHPPKGYVYLIFDSEKSVKALLASCTHDFCNGGDWYFKISSRRMRCKEVQVIPWVLSDTNYVRGPHQRLDTSWTVFVGGLHGMLNAEGLAYIMNELFGGVVYAGIDTDKHRYPIGSGRITFNNQKSFLEAVRSGFIEIETPKFVKKVQVDPYLEDSMCDICRTTSGPFFCREESCFKYYCHSCWLWHHSIEGYRHHRPLTRTSKSNNT; this is encoded by the exons ATGGGCTATCCAGGATTTCAACCAACTCCTCCAGAGTCAAGATCTCCCAGCCCTTTGCCCATGAATGAAAGGCTTGGCGAACTTTTTATG GGTAATTTTTTTACTGGTGGTGCTCAGTTTGGAATGCATACTCCTCCTGACAGTCTTCCATCTTCTCCTACAAGTCCATTTTCTCCATTTGGAGCATTTTCTCTTTCTCCACTTTCTTCGATTGATTCTGAATCAAGCCTAAGTCCTATGACACCTTCATTCCGTGCCTCACTTTTACCCCGCTGTCAAGCAAGACAAATTAGCATGCAGCCAACAAATCTGCCCCCACCTGAAATGGCATCTGTTGGCAGTTTGTTTGCTGATACTCGTTGGACTGGTGTTAATCCATTGTTTAGCATGTGGAATGAGCCAACAGGATTTGAGTACATGCAGCAGCAAGGTCTAACACAACTTTTAGCAG GAGCAGACTGCAACAAAGGAAATATGAAGAAATGGTCTGGACAACTTCCACGCCGTAACTATAAGAACCCAAGCTACTCCACCAAGGTGTTTCTTGGAGGTGTTCCTTGGGATATTACAGAGG CCTCACTGGTAATGTCATTTAAGCCATTTGGTTCGGTCAGAGTTGAGTGGCCTGGAAAAGCTGATGGGCGACATTTGCATCATCCCCCCAAAG GTTATGTGTATTTAATCTTTGATTCTGAGAAATCAGTCAAGGCTTTGTTAGCCTCTTGTACTCATGACTTTTGCAATGGTGGAGATTGGTACTTCAAGATTTCCAGCAGACGTATGAGGTGCAAGGAG GTTCAAGTTATTCCTTGGGTGCTGTCTGACACAAACTATGTTCGTGGTCCTCATCAGCGTTTGGACACCAGTTGGACTGTGTTTGTTGGTGGATTACATGGCATGCTGAATGCAG AAGGACTAGCCTATATCATGAATGAGCTCTTTGGTGGAGTTGTGTATGCTGGTATTGATACTGATAAACATCGCTATCCTATTG GTTCAGGTCGCATCACGTTCAATAACCAGAAGAGCTTTCTGGAAGCTGTGCGATCAGGATTCATTGAAATTGAGACTCCGAAATTTGTTAAAAAG GTCCAAGTTGATCCATATTTAGAAGACTCAATGTGTGACATTTGTCGTACTACCTCTGGTCCTTTTTTCTGCCGTGAAGAATCATGTTTTAAGTATTACTGTCACTCTTGTTGGTTATGGCATCACTCCATTGAGGGTTATCGTCACCACAG ACCTTTAACTCGAACAAGCAAGAGCAACAACACATAG